In Yersinia enterocolitica subsp. enterocolitica, one DNA window encodes the following:
- the thiP gene encoding thiamine/thiamine pyrophosphate ABC transporter permease ThiP has protein sequence MAIRRQPLIPAWLWPGLLAALLIVGVALLAFTAIWRHAPDTDWHSIWHDSYLWHVIRFTFWQAFLSALLSVIPAIFLARALYRRRFPGRQLLLRLCAMTLVLPVLVAIFGILTVYGRQGWLAALFGWLGMDYRFSPYGLQGILLAHIFFNMPLATRLLLQSLESIAVEQRQLAAQLGMNGWQHFRWVEWPYLRRQILPTAALIFMLCFASFATVLSLGGGPQATTIELAIYQALSYDYDLGRAALLALIQLGCCLGLVVMSQRLSSVLAVGNTHGQIWRSQQDSAWSRISDTLLIGAALLLMVPPLLAVVIDGSNKTILTVLQQPALWHAFFTSLTIAIGAGLLCVTLTMMLLWSSRELKLRHHAAYGQAIDVSGMVILAMPGIVLATGFFLLLNDTLGLPQSPYALVILTNALMAVPYALKVLDNPMRDLAERYTPLCLSLDIRGWHRLRHIELSALKRPLAQALAFATVLSLGDFGVVALFGNEHFRTLPFYLYQQIGSYRSNDGAVTALLLLLLCFLLFTLIEKLPSRHAKA, from the coding sequence ATGGCAATCCGCCGTCAGCCGCTGATCCCCGCGTGGTTATGGCCGGGGCTACTGGCCGCTTTGCTGATAGTCGGTGTCGCTTTGCTGGCGTTCACGGCTATCTGGCGGCACGCCCCTGACACGGATTGGCACAGCATCTGGCATGACAGCTATCTGTGGCATGTAATTCGCTTCACTTTCTGGCAGGCGTTTCTCTCCGCATTACTGTCAGTTATTCCGGCGATTTTTTTAGCGCGCGCCTTATACCGCCGTCGCTTTCCCGGCCGCCAACTGCTGTTGCGCTTATGCGCCATGACACTGGTGCTGCCGGTGCTGGTTGCCATTTTTGGTATTCTGACCGTTTATGGTCGCCAAGGTTGGTTGGCGGCGCTATTTGGCTGGTTGGGGATGGATTACCGCTTCTCGCCTTATGGTCTACAGGGAATCTTGCTGGCGCATATTTTCTTTAATATGCCGCTGGCGACCCGTTTGCTATTGCAGTCATTGGAAAGCATTGCCGTTGAACAGCGCCAGTTAGCCGCACAACTGGGCATGAATGGCTGGCAACATTTTCGCTGGGTTGAGTGGCCCTACCTACGCCGCCAGATCCTCCCCACTGCCGCACTGATTTTTATGCTGTGTTTTGCCAGCTTCGCCACTGTGCTCTCTCTTGGGGGCGGGCCGCAAGCCACCACTATCGAACTGGCTATTTACCAAGCACTTAGCTATGACTACGATTTGGGGCGTGCTGCATTATTGGCACTGATTCAGCTGGGATGTTGCCTGGGATTGGTGGTCATGAGCCAACGGCTAAGCTCAGTATTGGCGGTGGGCAATACTCATGGGCAAATCTGGCGCAGTCAGCAGGACAGTGCCTGGTCACGCATCAGCGATACCCTGTTAATCGGCGCGGCATTACTATTGATGGTGCCGCCATTACTGGCTGTCGTGATTGATGGCAGCAATAAAACGATATTAACCGTGCTCCAGCAACCGGCACTGTGGCACGCCTTCTTTACCTCACTGACCATCGCCATTGGCGCAGGGTTATTGTGCGTCACTCTAACCATGATGCTGTTATGGAGCAGTCGTGAACTGAAGCTGCGCCACCACGCGGCTTACGGACAAGCCATAGACGTCAGTGGCATGGTCATTCTGGCGATGCCGGGTATCGTGCTGGCGACCGGCTTTTTCTTATTACTCAATGATACGTTGGGCTTGCCGCAATCCCCTTATGCACTGGTGATTTTAACCAATGCGCTGATGGCGGTGCCCTATGCTTTAAAAGTGCTGGATAACCCGATGCGGGATCTTGCCGAGCGCTATACACCGCTGTGTTTATCACTGGATATTCGCGGCTGGCACCGTTTGCGCCATATTGAACTCAGTGCACTGAAACGCCCTCTGGCTCAGGCGCTGGCCTTCGCCACGGTACTTTCTCTTGGGGATTTTGGTGTGGTGGCGCTGT
- the thiB gene encoding thiamine ABC transporter substrate binding subunit, with protein sequence MFKRLIPCLLLLSAATVAADKPTLTVYTYDSFAADWGPGPAIKKAFEAECDCQLKFVALEDGVSLLNRLRMEGKNSQADVILGLDNNLVQAAEQTGLFVPSQVDTSKLTLPKKWQNNTFVPYDYGYFAFVYDKNKLKNPPKSLQELVDSKEPWKVIYQDPRTSTPGLGLMLWMQKVYGDKAPQAWQQLAKKTVTVTKGWSEAYGLFLKSEGDLVLSYTTSPAYHLIEEKKSNYAAADFSEGHYLQVEVAGVVASSKQPELAQRFMQFMVTPAFQNHIPTGNWMYPVIKMDLPAGFDTLTVPQKALQFDAKDVADNRGKWIQAWQSAVSR encoded by the coding sequence GTGTTTAAACGCCTTATTCCCTGCTTATTGTTACTGTCTGCGGCCACTGTGGCTGCTGATAAACCCACATTGACAGTGTATACCTATGACTCCTTTGCTGCCGATTGGGGGCCAGGGCCTGCCATTAAAAAAGCCTTTGAAGCCGAGTGCGATTGCCAACTTAAATTTGTCGCGCTGGAAGATGGCGTTTCACTGCTAAACCGCTTGCGCATGGAAGGTAAAAACAGTCAGGCCGATGTCATTTTAGGTTTGGATAACAATTTAGTACAAGCGGCGGAACAAACCGGGTTATTCGTGCCAAGTCAGGTAGATACCAGCAAATTGACCCTGCCGAAAAAATGGCAGAATAACACCTTCGTCCCGTACGACTATGGCTATTTTGCTTTTGTGTATGACAAAAACAAATTAAAAAATCCTCCTAAGAGCCTGCAAGAATTAGTCGACAGTAAAGAGCCGTGGAAGGTCATTTATCAAGACCCACGCACCAGCACTCCGGGTCTTGGCTTAATGTTGTGGATGCAAAAAGTGTATGGTGATAAAGCCCCGCAAGCATGGCAGCAACTGGCGAAGAAAACCGTCACGGTGACCAAAGGCTGGAGCGAAGCCTACGGCTTGTTCCTTAAAAGTGAAGGGGATTTAGTGCTGAGTTACACCACCTCTCCGGCTTATCATCTGATTGAAGAAAAGAAAAGTAACTATGCCGCCGCCGATTTTAGCGAAGGCCACTATCTGCAAGTGGAAGTCGCCGGTGTAGTGGCATCCAGCAAACAGCCAGAACTGGCGCAGCGCTTTATGCAATTTATGGTCACACCTGCATTCCAGAATCATATACCGACCGGCAACTGGATGTATCCAGTGATCAAAATGGATTTACCGGCCGGATTTGACACCCTGACCGTGCCACAAAAAGCATTACAATTTGATGCTAAAGACGTGGCTGATAATCGTGGCAAATGGATTCAGGCATGGCAATCCGCCGTCAGCCGCTGA
- a CDS encoding DUF4225 domain-containing protein translates to MDIYLNRRERDNNYFLALAHSAANDLMKTAKIVSSRHIKDFFLKARFESEVKQLSDGNLNIIRNAKTDSECRAAISNIQEECANIERQGTMLSLDRAKVYMTINMEKYNNEIGYTINAIGVVTSGLQMSTGFGLIIKSGFILGKLAGAHLAVSGASTAAENFLRLLGDDEYTGVMEKGYRATAKFMGFEPKVGSMAYHAVDMASSLYGVVALSLKPDVLRLFRYIPSDYYRNITKMSQGALMLKFASAGNKIRIISDINHREDANHF, encoded by the coding sequence ATGGATATTTACTTAAATAGAAGAGAAAGGGATAATAATTACTTTCTTGCATTGGCTCACTCAGCTGCCAACGACTTAATGAAAACAGCCAAAATTGTTTCCTCCCGCCATATTAAAGATTTCTTCCTTAAGGCGCGATTTGAAAGTGAAGTAAAACAACTGTCAGATGGCAACCTAAACATTATTCGTAATGCCAAAACTGATTCAGAGTGTCGTGCTGCAATCAGTAATATCCAAGAGGAGTGTGCCAATATAGAAAGGCAAGGTACTATGCTTTCGCTGGATAGAGCAAAAGTCTATATGACGATTAATATGGAAAAATATAATAATGAAATTGGTTATACCATAAATGCCATTGGTGTTGTCACTAGTGGTCTCCAGATGAGCACAGGTTTTGGGCTTATAATTAAATCTGGCTTTATTCTGGGAAAATTAGCAGGGGCACATTTAGCCGTAAGTGGTGCCAGTACAGCGGCTGAAAATTTTCTCCGCTTGTTGGGTGACGATGAGTACACTGGTGTGATGGAAAAAGGGTACAGAGCGACCGCTAAGTTTATGGGATTTGAGCCAAAAGTAGGCTCGATGGCTTATCATGCTGTGGATATGGCATCATCACTGTATGGTGTGGTTGCCCTAAGTTTAAAGCCTGATGTTTTGCGATTGTTTAGATATATTCCTAGCGACTATTATAGAAATATCACCAAAATGAGTCAGGGCGCTTTAATGCTAAAATTTGCTAGTGCAGGAAATAAAATACGTATTATCTCAGATATAAATCATCGTGAAGATGCAAACCATTTTTAA
- the sgrR gene encoding HTH-type transcriptional regulator SgrR, whose translation MSTARLQQQFIRLWQRFSGLPTETTLQELAEVLCCSRRHVRSLLGSMQQEGWLSWQAEAGRGKRSQLTFLYSGLALQQQRAEELLEQEGIDQLVQLVGDKKAVRQMLLSQLGRSFRQGKHILRVLYYRPLQNLLPGTALRRSETHMVRQIFNGLTRINEENGELEPDLSHHWQAISPLHWRFYLRPAIHFHHGRELEMNDVITSLTRLIPQPLFSHITAVRSPTPYVIDVHLSAPDNWLPWLLGSVHAMILPQEWENQPDFRRHPIGTGPYSVIRNHQSQLKIQAFDNYFGFRALIDEVNIWVLPELSEELVYSGVQLQADDTSKNELESRLEEGCYFLLFDQRSPLTRNPDICRWLCELITPVALLSHADPFYQRYWSPAYGMLPRWHHNRLRVLETKPEGLTELTLTFYSHHSEFDAISQTLTKLLADQGVNLKIHVVDYTQWYQGDAQSDMWLGSANFYLPLEFSLFATLYELPLLQYCLDEELHQDVELWRNNTLQMADWSQRLVSQNQFHPLFHHWLELYGQHSMRGVRMNTLGWFDFKSAWFTPPET comes from the coding sequence ATGTCTACCGCTCGCCTGCAACAACAGTTCATTCGCCTCTGGCAACGTTTTAGCGGTTTACCAACAGAAACCACCTTGCAGGAGCTGGCTGAAGTGCTGTGCTGTTCGCGTCGCCACGTACGTTCTTTGCTGGGCAGCATGCAACAAGAGGGGTGGCTTAGCTGGCAGGCGGAAGCGGGCCGAGGTAAGCGCTCACAATTGACCTTCCTCTATTCCGGTTTAGCCTTACAACAACAACGGGCCGAAGAGTTACTGGAACAAGAGGGTATTGATCAGTTGGTGCAGTTGGTCGGGGATAAAAAAGCGGTACGCCAAATGCTGCTATCCCAGTTAGGGCGCAGCTTTCGGCAAGGTAAACATATTCTACGCGTGCTCTATTACCGCCCATTACAGAACCTACTGCCCGGCACAGCGCTACGCCGCTCAGAAACCCATATGGTACGGCAGATTTTTAATGGCCTGACACGGATAAATGAGGAAAATGGGGAACTAGAACCAGACTTATCTCATCACTGGCAAGCCATAAGCCCATTGCATTGGCGCTTTTATTTGCGCCCAGCCATTCATTTTCACCACGGCCGTGAGCTGGAAATGAATGATGTGATTACCAGTCTGACCCGATTAATCCCGCAACCACTGTTTTCACATATCACGGCGGTGCGTTCACCCACGCCGTATGTCATTGATGTGCATCTTAGCGCTCCAGATAACTGGCTGCCGTGGTTGCTGGGCAGTGTACACGCCATGATCTTGCCCCAAGAGTGGGAAAATCAACCCGACTTCCGTCGGCATCCTATCGGGACTGGCCCTTATTCTGTGATTCGTAATCACCAGAGCCAATTGAAAATTCAGGCTTTTGATAACTATTTCGGTTTCCGCGCACTGATTGACGAGGTCAATATATGGGTTCTGCCAGAGCTGTCTGAAGAATTGGTTTATTCCGGCGTACAATTGCAGGCCGACGATACCAGCAAAAATGAACTGGAAAGTCGGCTGGAAGAAGGCTGCTATTTTTTACTGTTTGACCAGCGCTCTCCCCTGACCCGCAATCCTGATATTTGTCGCTGGCTTTGTGAGCTGATTACTCCCGTCGCTCTGCTCAGCCACGCAGACCCTTTTTATCAGCGCTATTGGTCACCGGCCTACGGCATGTTGCCGCGCTGGCATCACAACCGACTCAGAGTATTGGAAACGAAACCAGAAGGTTTAACCGAACTGACTCTCACCTTCTACAGTCACCATTCAGAGTTTGATGCCATCAGTCAGACACTAACAAAATTGTTAGCAGATCAAGGTGTTAATTTAAAAATACACGTGGTGGACTACACACAGTGGTATCAAGGGGATGCCCAGAGCGACATGTGGCTTGGCAGCGCTAACTTCTACCTGCCACTGGAGTTTTCTCTGTTTGCCACTTTATATGAGCTGCCGCTACTGCAATATTGTCTGGATGAAGAGTTACACCAAGACGTTGAATTATGGCGCAATAATACCTTACAGATGGCGGATTGGAGCCAACGACTGGTTAGCCAAAATCAATTCCATCCCTTGTTCCATCACTGGCTAGAATTATACGGGCAACACAGTATGCGCGGTGTACGTATGAATACCCTCGGCTGGTTTGATTTCAAATCGGCCTGGTTTACACCGCCTGAGACTTAA
- a CDS encoding glycyl-radical enzyme activating protein, translating to MIFNLQRYSTHDGPGIRSVVFLKGCSLSCRWCQNPESRSRQPEVLFDSRLCLSGCDLCQQTCPQAIQRIDNKIVIHRQQLAENDIQVLKVRCPSGALTVCGSPIDIDATMETLLRDLPFYRRSGGGVTLSGGEPFMQPEVAAELLQRCHQQGIHTAVESCLHTPWRYIAPALPWLDLMLADLKHTDEQRFQQWTGGSAKRVMDNFRKLAAAGTNITVRVPLIPDFNADLRSLQGIVDFAADEIGVKEIHFLPYHTLGINKYSLLGEEYLAAKTPLDSPDLLAFAENYARDKGLTAILRG from the coding sequence ATGATTTTCAACTTACAACGTTATTCCACTCATGACGGCCCCGGTATTCGCAGTGTGGTGTTCCTTAAAGGTTGCTCGTTGAGTTGCCGCTGGTGCCAAAACCCAGAAAGTCGCTCACGTCAGCCAGAGGTATTATTTGACTCGCGCCTGTGTTTATCAGGTTGTGATTTGTGTCAGCAAACTTGCCCACAAGCAATCCAACGTATTGATAATAAAATTGTTATTCATCGCCAGCAATTAGCAGAAAACGATATTCAGGTGCTGAAGGTTCGCTGCCCGAGCGGTGCCCTGACGGTGTGCGGCAGCCCGATTGATATCGATGCCACTATGGAGACACTGTTACGCGACTTACCATTTTATCGGCGCAGTGGCGGCGGGGTGACATTATCTGGCGGTGAACCTTTTATGCAGCCGGAAGTGGCGGCTGAATTATTGCAGCGCTGTCACCAGCAAGGAATCCATACCGCGGTTGAATCTTGTTTGCATACCCCGTGGCGCTATATTGCCCCCGCTTTGCCGTGGCTTGATTTGATGCTGGCGGATTTGAAACATACCGATGAACAACGCTTTCAACAGTGGACGGGCGGCTCGGCTAAGCGGGTAATGGATAACTTCCGTAAATTAGCAGCGGCAGGCACCAATATCACCGTAAGGGTGCCCTTAATCCCAGATTTCAACGCTGACCTCCGCTCGCTACAAGGCATTGTCGATTTTGCTGCGGATGAGATTGGAGTGAAAGAGATTCACTTTTTGCCTTATCACACGCTGGGCATCAACAAATACTCACTGCTGGGTGAAGAATATCTGGCAGCCAAGACACCTTTAGATTCTCCTGACCTGCTGGCCTTTGCGGAAAATTATGCCCGTGACAAGGGTCTTACCGCAATTTTAAGAGGATGA
- a CDS encoding formate C-acetyltransferase/glycerol dehydratase family glycyl radical enzyme, with the protein MTTLDLVTLSERTKQHKNALIHIVKPPVCTERAVHYTEVYQQHQDKPLSVRRALALAHHLQQRTIWIKNDELIIGNQASQLRAAPIFPEYTVSWIESEIDELADRPGAGFSVSEEDKAVLHQLCPWWRGQTVQDRCYGMFTDEQKALLATGIIKAEGNMTSGDAHLAVNFPLLLEKGLDGLRSKVTSRRSRLQLTDWSDLHKEQFLKAIDISLAALSEHIERYAAVARQMAQEETRDWRRVELQKIAENCELIAHQPPQTFWQALQLCYFIQLILQIESNGHSVSFGRLDQYLYPWYRRDVELENTLSREQAIEMLHSCWLKLLEVNKIRSGSHSKASAGSPLYQNVTIGGQKLVQGKSIDAVNPLSYAVLESCGRLRSTQPNLSVRYHAGISDDFLDACVQVIRCGFGMPAFNNDEIVIPEFIKLGVEPQDAYDYAAIGCIETAVGGKWGYRCTGMSFINFARVMLAALEQGRDATSGQVFLPQEQGLSKGNFSDFSQVMAQWDAQIRYYTRKSIEIECVVDTVLEENAHDIVCSALVDDCIERGKSIKQGGARYDWVSGLQVGIANLGNSLAAVRKLVFEQQLISQQQLATALANDFAGLNGEQLRQHLINSAPKYGNDVDDVDHLLVRAYQTYIDELKQYHNTRFGRGPIGGTYYAGTSSISANVPFGAATMATPDGRKAHSPLAEGASPASGTDHLGPTAVFNSLSKLPTASILGGVLLNQKLNPSTLDNPRDREKLMMMLRTFFEEYLGWHVQYNIVSRETLLEAKQHPDRYRDLVVRVAGYSAFFTALSPDAQDDIIARTEHTL; encoded by the coding sequence ATGACCACTCTCGATTTGGTAACCTTAAGCGAACGGACAAAACAGCATAAAAACGCGCTGATTCATATTGTAAAACCGCCAGTCTGTACTGAGCGGGCTGTGCACTATACCGAGGTTTATCAACAGCATCAGGATAAACCGCTGTCTGTTCGGCGGGCGCTGGCGCTGGCTCATCATCTACAGCAACGCACCATCTGGATTAAGAATGATGAGCTAATCATTGGTAATCAGGCCAGTCAACTGCGCGCCGCGCCGATTTTTCCAGAATACACGGTGAGCTGGATTGAGAGTGAAATTGACGAGCTGGCCGATCGCCCTGGGGCCGGTTTCTCCGTCAGTGAAGAAGACAAAGCGGTATTACACCAGTTGTGCCCGTGGTGGCGCGGTCAAACGGTGCAAGACCGCTGCTACGGCATGTTTACCGATGAGCAAAAAGCCTTGCTGGCGACCGGCATTATAAAAGCCGAGGGCAATATGACCTCTGGCGATGCGCATTTGGCGGTTAACTTCCCGTTATTGCTGGAAAAAGGGCTGGATGGCCTGCGCAGTAAAGTGACCAGCCGTCGTTCTCGGCTGCAACTGACGGACTGGAGTGACCTGCATAAAGAACAATTCCTGAAAGCCATTGATATTTCGCTGGCGGCTCTGAGCGAACATATTGAGCGCTACGCTGCGGTGGCACGGCAAATGGCGCAGGAGGAAACGCGTGACTGGCGGCGCGTCGAGCTACAAAAAATCGCCGAAAACTGTGAATTAATTGCCCACCAGCCACCGCAAACTTTCTGGCAAGCCCTGCAATTGTGCTACTTCATTCAGCTGATTTTGCAAATTGAATCCAATGGTCATTCGGTTTCGTTTGGTCGTCTGGATCAATATTTGTATCCGTGGTATCGCCGCGATGTCGAATTGGAAAACACCCTCAGCCGCGAACAAGCGATTGAAATGCTGCATAGCTGCTGGTTGAAATTGCTGGAGGTGAATAAAATCCGCTCCGGCTCGCACTCCAAAGCTTCAGCGGGCAGCCCACTTTATCAAAACGTCACTATTGGCGGGCAAAAGCTGGTACAGGGCAAATCTATTGATGCGGTGAATCCACTTTCCTACGCGGTGTTGGAATCCTGTGGGCGCTTGCGTTCAACCCAGCCCAACCTCAGTGTGCGCTATCACGCCGGTATCAGTGATGATTTCCTCGATGCCTGCGTGCAAGTTATTCGCTGTGGTTTTGGTATGCCAGCATTTAACAACGACGAAATTGTTATACCCGAATTTATCAAACTGGGTGTCGAGCCACAGGATGCCTATGATTACGCAGCAATTGGTTGTATTGAAACGGCGGTTGGCGGTAAGTGGGGTTACCGCTGCACCGGCATGAGTTTCATTAACTTTGCCAGAGTGATGTTGGCGGCGCTGGAGCAGGGCCGTGATGCCACCTCCGGGCAGGTATTCTTGCCGCAAGAGCAAGGTTTGTCGAAGGGCAACTTTAGCGATTTCTCTCAAGTGATGGCGCAATGGGATGCGCAGATTCGTTACTACACCCGCAAATCTATCGAGATAGAGTGTGTAGTGGATACGGTATTGGAAGAGAACGCCCACGATATTGTCTGTTCTGCGCTGGTGGATGATTGCATTGAGCGTGGCAAAAGTATCAAGCAAGGCGGGGCGCGCTATGACTGGGTTTCTGGTTTGCAAGTCGGGATTGCCAACTTGGGTAACAGCCTGGCGGCGGTGAGAAAATTGGTATTTGAACAACAACTTATCAGCCAACAGCAACTGGCTACAGCATTAGCCAATGATTTTGCCGGTTTGAATGGCGAGCAACTGCGTCAGCACTTGATAAATTCAGCGCCGAAATATGGCAATGACGTTGATGACGTCGACCACCTGTTAGTGCGGGCTTATCAGACTTACATTGATGAACTGAAGCAATATCACAATACACGTTTTGGTCGCGGCCCGATTGGCGGCACCTATTATGCGGGAACCTCGTCTATCTCTGCCAACGTGCCCTTTGGCGCAGCGACCATGGCGACACCGGATGGCCGTAAAGCGCACAGCCCACTGGCGGAAGGGGCTAGTCCGGCTTCTGGCACCGACCATCTGGGGCCAACGGCGGTGTTTAACTCGCTATCGAAATTACCGACCGCCTCCATTCTGGGCGGGGTATTACTCAATCAAAAACTGAATCCGTCCACATTGGATAATCCGCGTGACCGTGAAAAGTTAATGATGATGCTGCGCACCTTCTTTGAGGAGTATCTGGGCTGGCATGTGCAATACAACATTGTGTCGCGTGAGACATTGCTTGAGGCCAAACAGCACCCGGATCGCTACCGTGATTTAGTGGTCAGGGTGGCGGGTTACTCGGCATTCTTCACCGCGCTGTCGCCGGATGCGCAGGATGATATTATCGCCCGCACTGAACATACTTTGTAA
- a CDS encoding type II toxin-antitoxin system RelB/DinJ family antitoxin — protein sequence MTDTVVRARVSPASKAAAMANAKALGLDLSTVIRMVVNRLAVNAELPIDLLQPNQETLQAIRDLENGVEVCRVDTVNALKRDLGW from the coding sequence ATGACTGATACTGTGGTTCGAGCTAGAGTCTCTCCTGCATCTAAAGCTGCTGCGATGGCTAACGCAAAAGCGCTTGGCCTTGATTTGTCTACCGTAATCCGCATGGTAGTTAATCGCCTTGCTGTTAATGCAGAACTGCCCATAGATTTACTTCAACCTAATCAGGAAACCTTACAAGCTATCCGTGATCTAGAAAATGGGGTGGAAGTTTGTCGTGTTGATACAGTTAATGCGCTAAAACGTGATCTTGGTTGGTAA
- a CDS encoding type II toxin-antitoxin system YafQ family toxin produces MLEIVYQSRFKKDAKRYTNNKKAQKVILEIISLLQTGEKLPSKYKEHPLIGNYIGYLECHGMPDLLLIYQRTDASLKLYRVGSHSDLF; encoded by the coding sequence ATGCTTGAGATTGTTTATCAAAGTCGCTTTAAAAAAGATGCAAAACGGTATACAAACAATAAAAAAGCACAGAAAGTTATTTTAGAAATTATTTCGTTGTTGCAAACGGGCGAAAAACTCCCGTCAAAATACAAAGAACATCCCTTGATAGGCAACTACATTGGCTATCTTGAGTGCCATGGCATGCCAGATTTACTCTTAATTTATCAACGTACCGATGCTAGCCTGAAGTTATACCGCGTGGGAAGCCATTCCGATTTATTTTAA
- a CDS encoding sugar efflux transporter, translated as MKSALTFSRRINPVFLAFFVVAFLSGIAGALQAPTLSLFLSTEVKVRPLWVGLFYTVNAIAGITVSFVLAKRSDARGDRRKLIMVCYLMAVGNCLLFAFNRDYLTLITAGVLLASVANTAMPQIFALAREYADSSAREVVMFSSIMRAQLSLAWVIGPPLSFMLALNYGFTLMFSIAAGIFVLSALVVWFILPSVQRAEPVVDAPAVAQGSLFADKDVLLLFIASMLMWTCNTMYIIDMPLYITANLGLPERLAGLLMGTAAGLEIPIMLLAGYSVRRFGKRKIMLFAVLAGVLFYTGLVLFKFKTALMLLQIFNAIFIGIVAGIGMLYFQDLMPGRAGAATTLFTNSISTGVILAGVLQGVLTETWGHNSVYVMAMILAILSLIICARVREA; from the coding sequence ATGAAATCTGCTTTAACCTTTTCCCGTCGTATCAACCCGGTTTTTCTTGCGTTCTTTGTGGTGGCTTTTCTCTCTGGTATTGCAGGCGCTTTGCAGGCTCCCACCTTAAGTCTATTTTTAAGCACCGAAGTGAAAGTGCGCCCGCTGTGGGTTGGGCTATTTTATACCGTCAATGCTATCGCGGGGATCACCGTCAGCTTTGTATTGGCCAAGCGATCGGATGCTCGGGGTGATCGCCGCAAGCTGATTATGGTTTGCTATCTGATGGCGGTGGGGAACTGCCTGCTGTTTGCTTTTAATCGCGATTATCTTACCTTGATCACCGCCGGTGTACTGTTGGCCTCGGTGGCTAACACTGCCATGCCACAGATTTTCGCTCTGGCGCGTGAATATGCCGATAGCTCAGCCCGTGAAGTGGTGATGTTTAGCTCAATTATGCGTGCGCAGCTTTCATTAGCGTGGGTTATCGGACCGCCATTATCATTTATGCTGGCGCTGAATTATGGCTTTACTCTGATGTTCAGCATTGCTGCGGGTATCTTTGTGCTGAGTGCGCTGGTGGTGTGGTTTATTTTGCCGTCGGTGCAGCGAGCCGAGCCGGTGGTGGATGCGCCTGCGGTTGCGCAGGGTAGCCTGTTTGCCGATAAAGATGTCCTGCTGCTGTTTATTGCCTCAATGTTGATGTGGACATGCAACACCATGTACATCATTGATATGCCGTTATATATCACTGCTAATCTGGGGCTGCCGGAGCGGCTGGCCGGCTTATTGATGGGAACGGCGGCTGGGCTGGAAATTCCTATTATGCTGCTGGCGGGTTATTCGGTCAGGCGTTTTGGTAAGCGTAAAATTATGCTGTTCGCCGTGCTGGCTGGTGTGCTGTTTTATACTGGGCTGGTGTTATTTAAATTTAAAACAGCATTGATGTTATTGCAGATTTTTAATGCCATTTTCATCGGTATTGTTGCCGGAATTGGGATGCTTTATTTTCAGGATTTAATGCCGGGCAGAGCGGGAGCTGCCACCACACTGTTTACCAACAGTATTTCAACTGGGGTGATTCTGGCGGGGGTGTTGCAAGGAGTATTAACTGAAACCTGGGGTCATAATTCGGTGTATGTCATGGCGATGATTCTCGCCATTCTATCGCTTATTATTTGTGCGCGAGTGAGGGAAGCTTAG